In Calothrix sp. NIES-2098, the DNA window ATTTTACTATTTTGAAGTTTTGGCAAGATTTTAAGCAAGTCAGCCAAGAATTCTTACAAGATTTATCACAAACTAGGATAGCTGGAAAATTTGATATATTAAAACTGATTTTCTTTAGCATCAAGTGGCTACCTAAAAGCGCGAAGATAATACTTCTTACCTTAATAAGTGGTTCTGCTATTCTACAAGAATTGTTTATTAATACTTTTATTATTAACTCTATGGCTTGGATATTAGAAAGACCTTATATAAGCAACTTAATAAAAGTAGTTAGTGTTCTCTTGCTCCTGATAGGTTTTCACTTCGACCTTCTGGCATCTTAGCTTTTTAGTGAATTAAGCAACTTGCCTTGATTATTTAAAAGTGATCGACCCCTAAACCCTGCTAAAATCCCTGTATTCAATACACCAACTACCATGTCTGGCAAAGGATTTGGGCAACGCCAACCTTCAAAAATCGATAAAATTATTGAATCTGCGGTGCGCTATTGCCAAAAACGCAATCCAGAAGCACTGGATAAAATTTTTGACAATCTGCCTGTGAAACTCAACAAGCAGGTGTTATACCAATTCACGAAAAATTTGATTCAAATAAAGCATCAAGAATAAAGTCCCAACCTGTAATAGAAGCAATGGTTGATGTGTTTAATTTCTCCAAACGCTTCCAGATAAATTGTCTTAATTCATCCAACGCTCCAAAACTTTCCCACGCCAAATATCTTTTAACTTCCTCCCACAATCGCTCAATTGGATTAACTTGCGGTGTATGTGGGGGTTGAAATAACAAAATTATATTTTCTGGTATCTGAAGATGTTGACTAAAATGAAAAGCACCATTGTCTAACTGAATAATATGTATATCTTGGGCATAATTAGCCGAGAATTTTTCTAGAAAAATCTGAAAACAAGCTGCATTTAAATGAGAGAATTCCCAAATAAAATTCTCACCAGTTAATGGTTCTACCAATCCATATAAATAAAAATTTTCTCGCTTCCATTGCATGATGCCAATAGGCTTAGTACCTTTTGTAGTAATTAATCTTCCTGCTTCTGTTTTCAGTCCTACGCGGCTTTCATCCTCACACCAATACCTAATTTTTCTTTGTCTATCTATTGGTGATATGACATATTTCTGAATTACGTCTAGGTATTGTGGGAGTTTTTTTTAAACTCTTCTTCCGCTTCTGGTTGGTGTTTAATGCCTACTGCACGCGGCACCTTTAGCTTCGCTTTCATTTGATAACGCACTGTATCATGTACTACTTTGTATGAAGCTTCTACACCCTCTACCGCTTTTAACCATGTTCGGATTTCTTCATAACTTTTAAATCCCTGGGGGTCTTCCAGTTCCTTTGAAAGCTGCTCTCGAACATCTGTGTTAATAATTGGTGGTCGTCCTGAACCTTTTTTTCTTGATACGAGACTAGTGATTCCTGACTCTGCATAAACTTTTAACCACCTTTGTACCGTCGCGCTTCCTCTGCCCAATACCACTGCTAAATCTTGTATTGTCTTTACCTGCTTTATCTTCAGTAAATACAACGCTTGAATCCGTTCTTTACCTAATGCTGTTTTTTGTTTTCTTAGCAGCTCATGTAATTCCTCGGCTGACTCCTTTATTTTTACTTTGGTGACTCCTGCCATAAACTTCTGCTCATATTTCTTCCTTAATTATCTTTATCATTTTTTTAGTGAAATGGTATTAGATAATACAGTTGCAGCTCTATAGAAAAGGATATTGATAGCCTCAGTTGGCTGTGTGGTTACTTCGCATCCGAAATTAACAGCACTTCAGACAACGATAAACCTTATCATCCCATTACGCTATTATCAAAACTGTTGATTAAATGTGGAATGCAACCATTTGTTGACTTTATGCCCGACATCGGTTGTCGCATTTCTATACTCAACACCGACAAATTTGCAGCCTTACCTCCTAAAGTTCAAGCAGCAGTCAAAGAAGCTTTTGAGGTAGTAGAAACTAGTGGGGAAGAAGCACAAAGGATAAATGAGGCGCTGCTAAAAGAGTTTGAAGTGTAGTAGATAAATTGTGGAATTGATTGATGAGCGTAGTTTACCGCCTTTGGCATCACCCTTAATTCTTAGAGGAAATCTGGCTTAGGGGCGATCGCAGCTTGTAAAAGAAGCGAGTTATAATTTCGCAGGTTCCAATAAAACTATTAAACTGTTTTCCCACTCATCAAAAAACCCATCCGGCCATCGGTCAATCCTGCCATCTTTATCAATACGTGGTGACAGAACTTTAATAAAAGCTTGACCTTGTTTTTCTTGACGTTCAAAGTAATGTAATTGCACATCTTCTGGCTCAATTTTTCTGCTATGAACAGCAAGACGAATACCGTTTAAAATATGGTCGCTATGAGTTTCTACCACAACTTGAACACCACACTTAGCAGCCAGTACTAACAGTTTAGCAAGCTTTGTTTGTGCTTGCGGATGAAGTGCGGTTTCTGGGTGTTCAATCAAAATTAATGCACCTGGATTGGAGGCGAGGATTGCCACGATAATTGGTAGAGCATAAGTAATGCCATATCCAACATGGTCACTAAATTTTAAGTTAACCAAATCCATATCTAGATGTGCGTTAACTTGTATGCCTAAACCAGAACTTATTTCTCCCATCCATGCCTCAACTTGGTCTAGCAAATTCATTGATTTTGCTTGTGGGTGAGCGAGGTTAGCGATGGGGATTGCTTGACTGCCGTAGGTATAGAGAAAATGCGCTGTATATTCGCCAAGCGCACCAATTTGTTTAACTTGTCGCGTTTGGTAATTTAAAATTCCTGATACAGTGGTAGCACGTTCTGATTGAATGTGATGAAATTCTCCACTGAAAATACTTGACTCATAAACATCGGCATCAACAGATTTAAATCCAAGTTCTAAAACATCAGCTTCTCTCTCTAATGAGTTGTAGTTAAAGTGCCATGTTCCTTTAGTTTCGTTGTTTAAACTTAGCTCAAAGCCTACATAATCTTGTTTTGCATTCTCATACAAAGTATCACTAGCCCTACCAATATTTACCAAATTCCCATTGAGTAATAAGCCAGTGTTTGGTAGTAAACCTTGCTGGTAAGATTGGCGCAGCAGTGATATTGCTTGCAATACTGATGACTTACCAGTATTATTGTAACCAGAAATTAAAGTAAGTAATTTTAAATCAACTAATTGATTCTCAAATGACTTAAAATTTAGCAGTCTTAATGAGTTAATCATTAATATCTAAAATAGATGTGTTCTTATTTGTTTAATTTTATTAGAGTTTGGTTGCTTAACTCCAGTAATTTCAGAAAAATATAATTTTTTCAATAAGATGACACCTGAAACTATCAAAGAGTTTGTCACTATTGCTAGCAAAATAGCGAAGAGAAGAAATCAAGCGATCGCAGTGTTCAAATATAATAATACTTATTACATGACTGATGCTCGTGAATGGGAAAATGGTCGTGCTTATGGGCAATATATTACCACGGTAGAACCTGAATAAAATCAACCGTCAAGTGTTTCATCTTGCTGAAACTTTTGCCAATCGAATCTAAGCGTCAGCATTTCAAACAAGACGGGAGGCAACACATCTAACTCTACAGGTTCACCAGTGTAGATGATATCTGGAAAGTCTTGAGGGTAAAAGATTCCATGAGGAATATTCTCTCCTTTAAGCCACATCTTGGCTCGATAATCAATGCGCTCACCTGATGGTAAATCAATCCAAAAATGCGGCTCAATCCCTTGATTTTGCAAAGTCACAACCCCATACATTGGCTGATGCTCAATGCCGTGATTAGTTAGTACAGTGTGACAGATGCGAACCATACCATCACACTCTGTTTGAGAAGAATCATATGGGTCAAGGAGTTGTTTAATTATTTCTCTTTGTGTCATTTCATTAATCCTTAATCAATTCCAAACCAGTCTCTCTTGCCACCCGTTGAGCTACAGATTCGCTAAAAGGGCGAGGATTAGCTTGCAACCATTGAGAAAATTCATGTATTAAAATCTCGTTATAACTATCTAGATTTTGCTCTAACCAATCTGCCTGTAAGCCATAACCAAGGTCTTCAAGAGCAAGGATGACACAGGCATAATTGAACATATTACACAAGCTGCTAGCCCTAACCTCAGCCAATGCTTCCATTAAAAGCGGGGGGCGATGCCTATCGTATACGCTGCTTTCCATTTCAATATCACCTACTCTTCGGACGCGGCTAAGTTTTGCTCTTGCATGATTGGCGTAATCAAATTGAATATCTTCGTTAGTCCCTGGCGCAATGATTCTTGAGAGAAGTTATAGCCACGCTCGGCAGCTATAGTCATGATTGCAGTGTTATCTTTTGCGCTCATTGCTTCCATGAGCAGGTCTAACAACACCTTATCTTGAAGGGCTTCTGCAAAAAAGTTCATAACTTGTAGTTCGCTTTGAGCAGCATTTAGAGACTCATTCATTTCCGTCCTCATCCCGCTTTACTTCTACCACCTTAACGTCAAACCCTTCCCACTCTTCCACAGTAAACCCCGCTTCAGTTTCGTCTGGATACTGCCGCGCCATTTCCTGCCATGCAGCTTCTTCGTTGATTGCCCAAATGTAATGCCCCTGACGTTCGCGCAGGTCATTTTTACCAGTGCAGTCATGAGCATAGAGGGCATTACGGGTGCAGCGATATTCGCGCATATTTTTTAGAAACTTGACTTTGCACCTGTTATTTTAGAACGTTGCTGGATATTCAAACTCTGGTTTCCAGCCATCATTACGTCCGCTTCCCAAGAGTGATTGCGCTTCATGATACGTTGAAAGCAAAAATTTGTGACGTTTTTCTTTCGTGTCGCCTGTTTGTTGAATAAGTGTTTCACGTAGCGGATGGTGGCTGGTAATCAAAAATTCGTTGCGGTTGTGTAGGCGATCTAAATATTTGATATTAGGAAGTCTATCAAATTTCCCCCTTTCGCCCCGGTTACATTCTTGCGATGCCAAAACTAAGTTCCATACACCATCGATATTTCCTATCCGTTCGTTCAAAGCGTGAGGAAAAAAATGGTCTACATCGGCTAAGTTTGTAGAACCTGGCTCAATCGAAATATCTGCAAACGAATAAAAACACTTGCCCTTCTGATATCCGTTGAGTGCATCACGGCATGAGGTAACATCTACCCGCCGCCTGCGATCGCTAAATGTAAACAGCAGTTCATTATCTGGGTTGTAACCAATAGATATTAAATTACGCGAAATGTTTAGTTCCCAAGCTGTCTCTACAAGCCGCCATCGTGCTTCCACTTCATGAGGTAAGTTTTCAGACTGGAGCTTTTTTATCAGTTGAAATAGCTCATCGGTCAAGACAATACCTTTATTAGACCCTCGGCGCTCATCCATAAAAAACCGTACCGCCGTTTCTCCGACGCTAAGGTTATGGAAAGCATCAATCACATTTTCAAATCCACGCTGCACGGTGGTGTCAATCAATTTTGTTTTAGTTATCTCTCCGTTATTAAACTGGCGACAAGCATCTAAAAAGCGGCTGGAAGATGAGGTAGTTTGCTTATCCACAATTTTTAAATGCTCGATAATATGCCTTGAATATGGTTGTGCTAACTCCTCCAAGGTGATGATACTTTTTCCTTGCGGTGCTAATTCCAACAATGACTTTGCCAGTGCAAATTTATAACACGCAACGTTTTTACCAAACAATATAATTGAGCGCCAATAATCCTCTGGCTTCGGGTCAATTGCAAAAAACTTTGACTCGCTCATTGTATTTTTAGATACTCATAACTTTCGGCAACAGCCTAGCTTATGAGTGACTAAAAACACATCGATTACAACACGGATATCAGTATTAGTCGGCTAATAGTTTGTTGTAAACTATGCGGGTTGTAGCCGTAGGCGCATCATGACTCATCGGTATCCGTTCAGTATCATTCACCCAACCGCTTATTACGGTCAGCGTGTAGCGGTTTATTTCAACCTGCACTATCGAGTCTTCTCACTCAAGTCAGGGGGAAAAAGCGGATCGCTGCTAACTCATGCTGGTGTGTGTCAACTAAGGGATGCCGTGTTTGAGGTTGAGGGCAAAGGACGAGAACGTGCTGTTAGGCAAGGTCGCAAAAATGTTCACGCCTATGTTGTGGGAATTTTAGAGTTGTTAGGGTGGGATCAACTGACTGATAACGCAGTGCGATCGCTCATAGAATTAGGCTACCAACGGGTAACATATAACCTGCATCCCGACCACCCACAGTTTTATTGCAAAGATACAACAAGCTACACACCAGTGAAGGCTTCAAAATCTGTGATTTTAACTGGAAATGTGGCTTTAGCTTTGGAATGATAGAAGTTCTTGAGACGGGCGGCTTAACCTAAAGCCTCATTCTTGTGGATACAAGATATTTTGCCAAGCTTGTTTTAGTTCCTGTTCTACTGAGGAGCGCAACATATCATCAACTTCAATTCCTAGTCTTTGAGCAGCGTACTCTATCAACTGATTCCGCCAATAATCTACGTAAATGTATCTTCCCGCTTTCAAACCTGCTGGAGACATCAATTTAAGAAACTCAAAAGCTATATTTTTCGCTGTTTGTACTGTGTCTTCCATTTTTTCTATCCTCTAGTAATGGCCATACAAATAGATTGTAAATACATAGTTTACTATGTAAAATATTAGAGTAAGCAATCGCTCATTCTGACTATCCCCATTAGAACCATCATGAAGCTGCAACGTATTGAGGCAGGTGAATATCTTACCCCTGATGACAGGTTTTACGTCCGCAATACCTATTACTCCAACGGGACACCTGGACGGAATAACGCAGCTAAGGGCTGGTTGATTGAAGATAGAAGCGGGGCAACTCCATTTCGCTTCAGTAGCACCCAAATGAGCAAGCTGAGGCGAGTGGATACGCTGGCACAGGCAAGAGAAATTGTGGCAGAGATTGTTCAACGTGATGCTGACGCGCAAAAGCTACGCCAAGCCGGATGGTGCAAGGAAGAAAACCCACAGCAGCCAGGGGTTTGTTGGCGATCGCCGTACACTGGTAGGTTGTTAACACAAACTGAGGCATTACTAGAATTAAATTTAATGTCATGAAAACATGAACACACTAGAACTAAAATCAGGAGATAAAATCGGAGTATTTTTCTATGACGACAAGCGAGGTAGTAAAGCCTTAATTGAAGAAATTGATAAAATATCACCAACTGGTGTAGTTACTCTAAAATCGGGGACTCGCTACACTAAATACGGAAAAGAAGTTGGCGCTCTTGGCGACCCTACCCATTTATGTACTGTAGAAAAAGCTACTGCTGTCATAGAAAAAGCTAAACAACGTCAGCAACAAAAAGAAGAAGAATATAAGGCATACGTAGCATCACCTGAAGGTAGACGTGATAAAGCTGCGGCATCAGCAGTAAATGCTGCTATTAAAGTACTCAATCAGTATGGCTGGTATGCTGATGTTGATGGTCACATGGATGTAATAGAAGCAGAAATTGAGGAAATTATAAAAAAATATCTCAGCCAACACGAACCTATTAACTAAATTAAGTTTCTACTAATGTTCTATGGATACCGTTGCTATACAAAAGATGATGAGCCTTTAGGTTGGCTATACACATTTGACTGTAATCTTGAATATGCTTGGACTAACAAAGATTTACATTGGTGCAAGCATTGGAAGACAGAAAAAGGAGCTAAAAAACACTTTGATTATTACAATAATAACTGGCGATTTAAGAGTAAAGGAGGTTATCTCAAAATTGAGGTAATGCCAGAGTTTTCTAAATCCAAATCTTCTGCTAAGTCTAATCAACAGCTTTGGAATGAAGCTAACCGTGATAAAGTTTATCAGTCACAAGAAAAGTACAATCAAAAGCGCCCTATAATATCGTTTCGTCCGAAAGCCGAACTCTTGCAATGGCTGGAAGAGGAACGATGTACAGATAACAATGGTGAACCTGAAACTGATGCAGCGCTACTCAATAGAAAATTAGAAAAGTTGAGAAAATTAGAGCAACAATGATTTTAAGACAGTGAAAGCAGAAGAATTAAAAGAATTAATTATTAATATCCTTCAAGAAAAGCCGAGATTTTTTGATCATGTTAATACTAAAGATGTCAAAGCTCTGCTATTAGAACATTATAATATTTCTGTAAGCGAAAAAATGGTTATTAAAGTGATGATGGAAATAGTGAAAGAAGGGATAAATAAATTTGGTGGTGATGGTTATGAGTGTGGGGATGGTAGTACACTAACATGGTCTGATGAACACGAAGTAGCTGGTTCAAAAATGACAGGACTTCATAAGTATTGGTGGTTTAATATTTAGTGAACTCTAATGAAATTTATTTTTAATAAAGAATTTAATGATGAATAATCTAGACCGCCTGCTGGTAATATTAAAAGAACAAGCCGACTTAATTGATAAACTTAATACACGTTCTGATTTTCGCTATAAAAGTACACAAAAGCTAGTGTTGGATTATGGAAAACCTTTTGTAACCAAGGTCAAATCACCATTTAAAGGCGAACCTAAATCATGCTTTGAAAATTGTTACAAGGCATTATGGAACTACCCGCAACTAAGTTACTGTGAAGGTTTTGCTATTGATGATGAGTTGAATTTAGCAGTATCTCATGCTTGGTTAGTTAACAATTCTTTGGAAGTGATTGACCCAACTTGGATTGGTAAACGATTTAAAGGTAGTACTTATTTTGGTGTCATATTCAATAGAGAATTTGTGATGGAGATGGCAGAAATTACTAAAAGTTACGGAATTCTTGATAGCGACTATATGAATGAACACCAACTTAAACGAGAAGGTTTTTCACCATCAGCACTTCATCCCGTATTTCATTCTTCTGTAAGTGTGGCTGAGTGACATAGTTTTAGAAGCGATCGCTTCTCCAATCCTCTAAGAAAATGCCCTACCCAAACGGTTGCCCCCAGCGCTCCCACATTTCTTTATTAAAAGGCGATCGCCACTTCTGAATCATTGCCTGTTCTAAAGTTTGCCGTGCTTTTCTTTCTACCGGAGCATCCCACCAAAATCCAATATTAACCGCCGTCTCCATCTGATAGCGATAATGTAAGTCTTG includes these proteins:
- a CDS encoding transposase family protein — encoded protein: MQWKRENFYLYGLVEPLTGENFIWEFSHLNAACFQIFLEKFSANYAQDIHIIQLDNGAFHFSQHLQIPENIILLFQPPHTPQVNPIERLWEEVKRYLAWESFGALDELRQFIWKRLEKLNTSTIASITGWDFILDALFESNFS
- a CDS encoding putative transposase, whose amino-acid sequence is MAGVTKVKIKESAEELHELLRKQKTALGKERIQALYLLKIKQVKTIQDLAVVLGRGSATVQRWLKVYAESGITSLVSRKKGSGRPPIINTDVREQLSKELEDPQGFKSYEEIRTWLKAVEGVEASYKVVHDTVRYQMKAKLKVPRAVGIKHQPEAEEEFKKNSHNT